A stretch of the Dyella telluris genome encodes the following:
- a CDS encoding acyltransferase family protein yields the protein MRAPGLDLLRTLAIVWVMLFHSYLVGGLGDHLWGAERYGWMGVDLFFVLSGYLIGTQVLRPLAAGGALDLFAFYRRRAFRILPAFFVVLALYALWPAWRETPGMQPLWQFPTFTFNLLYDQPQNYAFSHVWSLCVEEHFYLLFPFAALWMLRKPSAFRFAVMCAVIVLGGMALRAWLWLHYYQPATLQEDGPTGLMFLRYIYYPTWSRLDGLLAGVALAVCAVFRPAWMARLQRRGNAVLLLGLALLAASIVVFQQRVGFAATVVGYPLLSLALLAIVAAASGGKAWLARVRVPGAAWLAGISYSMYLSHKGVFHLVNEAWGAQLEQHGLLLFAIYAVATLAGGALLHGAIERPFLRLRDRRRQRGAGIPRKADVPG from the coding sequence CTGCGGGCTCCCGGTCTTGACCTGCTTCGCACCCTCGCCATTGTGTGGGTGATGTTGTTCCACTCTTATCTTGTCGGTGGCCTTGGCGACCATCTGTGGGGCGCCGAGCGGTACGGCTGGATGGGCGTGGACCTGTTCTTCGTGTTGAGCGGCTACCTGATCGGCACACAGGTGTTGCGTCCGCTGGCAGCAGGCGGCGCGCTGGATCTGTTCGCGTTCTATCGTCGACGCGCCTTTCGCATTCTTCCCGCCTTCTTCGTGGTGCTGGCCTTGTACGCGTTGTGGCCGGCATGGCGTGAAACCCCGGGGATGCAGCCGCTGTGGCAGTTCCCCACGTTCACCTTCAACCTGCTGTACGACCAGCCGCAGAACTACGCCTTCTCGCATGTCTGGTCGCTGTGCGTGGAAGAGCATTTCTATCTGCTGTTCCCCTTTGCTGCGCTCTGGATGCTGCGCAAGCCTTCCGCGTTCCGGTTTGCCGTGATGTGCGCGGTGATCGTGCTGGGCGGCATGGCGTTGCGCGCGTGGTTGTGGCTGCACTACTACCAGCCGGCGACGTTGCAGGAGGACGGGCCGACGGGCCTGATGTTCCTGCGCTACATCTATTACCCCACCTGGTCGCGTCTGGATGGCCTGCTTGCCGGCGTGGCGCTCGCGGTCTGTGCGGTGTTCCGGCCGGCGTGGATGGCGCGGTTACAGCGCCGCGGCAACGCCGTGCTGCTGCTGGGGCTGGCACTGCTGGCGGCGTCCATCGTGGTGTTCCAGCAACGCGTGGGGTTTGCTGCCACGGTGGTGGGGTACCCGCTGTTATCGCTGGCGTTGCTGGCCATCGTGGCTGCGGCCAGTGGCGGCAAGGCATGGCTGGCGCGCGTGCGGGTTCCCGGCGCGGCCTGGCTGGCAGGCATTTCGTACAGCATGTACCTGAGTCACAAGGGTGTCTTTCATCTGGTGAACGAGGCCTGGGGTGCCCAACTGGAGCAACACGGCTTGCTGCTTTTCGCCATTTATGCCGTGGCAACCCTGGCTGGCGGTGCCTTGCTGCACGGTGCGATCGAACGGCCCTTCCTGCGCCTGCGCGACCGGCGCAGGCAGCGCGGGGCGGGCATTCCCCGGAAAGCCGACGTGCCCGGCTAG
- a CDS encoding autotransporter domain-containing protein yields MWSDGASNGVLLQGQGVKVGIIDTGAQANNAALSGRITWYQNYAGTDLTTQDVAGHGTLVTEDLGGTATGNFRGGVAPQAELYVARAISDTGGGSEAYFVNAINDLVAQNVRLFNISAGNSTSITQAMAGDWNTNGLNWEISSYQTVLNHDALVVVAAGNNGQADVSQLAGLPLASAQYAHNWLAVVNVTLDADGHVSGLDKSTDVPSSACGAAASFCLVAPGLFYGVGAANTGFSSGGAEGTSMSAPVVTGVAALVWQKFPWMSASNVQETLLGTATSLGDPSLYGYGLVNADKAIRGPGKFDWGVFQANIPNGATATFSNDITGTGSLTVGAGGLGTLVLSGANTYSGGSTVNSGVLQIDGSVASPVTVNAQGVLAGKGVVNGNVAVNNNGNISTYFGPLTINGNYTAAAYANHVILIGTPLQVNGTAVLNGSSLTVGEPSGYTVKSVEPLLVAAGGLTGTFGSVGYSGSVYLSGTLSYTSTTANIALTGVSPSAVAIAAAPLSAVSTQRTAQNLDKALAQVDTWVTTGAPGHGDFIAAAGDFQHAPTLAVAAASINSLSGEIHASSQALNLQQANIVSRTVADRLADPSFAQGGAWVQATGANGDLSRPGFSTGNYTGGGAMAGIDAALGEGSIIGAALSWNRLTADYDGDTGRSTSRATGFSLYGRYGLGNAYLAGRLGKDWVRSTVDRTGMLGQAQQNIGTSRNDGITSAYAETGYVFKSNNWAVTPFGSLGMNHLDRDGFTESGAGGFGLTSGGQSFNETVGQLGSRLSYGWATARGTTFISGFALWQHLFSGRDLSFSAAYVGAPAATFTVQGINPAKDSGWLGAGLTSQIGQHWSWWLNLDAQFTGNSGTSRAATLGAKFNF; encoded by the coding sequence GTGTGGTCCGACGGTGCGAGCAATGGCGTGTTGTTGCAGGGGCAGGGCGTGAAGGTCGGCATCATCGATACGGGCGCTCAAGCGAACAACGCCGCGCTGAGCGGACGCATTACCTGGTATCAGAACTACGCCGGCACCGATCTCACCACGCAGGACGTCGCCGGACACGGCACCCTGGTGACCGAGGATCTCGGTGGTACCGCGACCGGCAACTTCCGCGGCGGCGTGGCCCCGCAGGCCGAGCTTTATGTGGCGCGTGCGATATCGGATACAGGCGGCGGCTCGGAAGCCTACTTCGTCAACGCCATCAACGATCTGGTGGCCCAGAACGTTCGCCTGTTCAATATCTCGGCCGGCAACAGCACGTCCATCACCCAGGCGATGGCAGGCGACTGGAACACCAACGGTCTCAACTGGGAAATTTCAAGCTATCAAACCGTGCTGAATCACGATGCGCTGGTGGTGGTGGCCGCCGGCAACAACGGGCAGGCCGATGTGTCGCAACTGGCGGGCCTGCCACTGGCGAGCGCGCAATACGCCCACAACTGGCTGGCCGTGGTGAATGTGACGCTCGATGCAGATGGCCATGTGTCCGGCCTGGACAAGTCCACCGACGTGCCGTCCAGCGCGTGCGGTGCCGCTGCGTCATTCTGTCTTGTCGCGCCGGGCCTGTTCTATGGCGTGGGCGCCGCCAACACCGGGTTCTCGTCCGGTGGCGCCGAAGGTACGTCCATGTCTGCGCCGGTGGTGACCGGTGTGGCGGCGCTGGTCTGGCAGAAGTTTCCGTGGATGAGCGCATCCAACGTGCAGGAAACCCTCCTGGGTACGGCGACGTCGCTGGGCGATCCATCGTTGTATGGCTACGGCCTGGTGAATGCCGACAAGGCCATCCGTGGTCCGGGCAAGTTCGACTGGGGCGTGTTCCAGGCCAACATCCCCAATGGGGCAACGGCGACGTTCTCCAACGACATCACCGGCACGGGTAGCCTGACGGTCGGTGCTGGCGGCCTTGGTACGCTGGTCCTCTCCGGCGCGAATACGTATAGCGGTGGCTCCACGGTCAACAGCGGCGTACTGCAGATCGACGGCTCCGTGGCATCGCCGGTCACGGTGAACGCCCAGGGCGTGCTGGCCGGCAAGGGCGTGGTGAACGGCAATGTGGCCGTCAACAACAACGGCAACATTTCCACTTACTTCGGTCCGCTGACGATCAACGGCAATTACACGGCGGCGGCATATGCCAACCATGTGATCCTGATCGGCACGCCGTTGCAGGTAAATGGAACGGCCGTGCTCAACGGCTCCAGCCTCACGGTGGGTGAACCCAGCGGCTATACCGTGAAATCGGTGGAGCCGTTGCTGGTGGCGGCGGGTGGCCTGACGGGCACGTTTGGTTCGGTGGGCTACTCGGGTAGCGTTTATCTGAGCGGCACGCTGTCCTATACGTCCACCACGGCGAATATCGCGCTGACCGGCGTGTCTCCTTCGGCGGTGGCGATCGCCGCCGCACCGCTCTCGGCCGTGAGCACACAGCGCACCGCGCAGAATCTCGACAAAGCCCTGGCCCAGGTGGATACCTGGGTAACCACGGGAGCGCCGGGGCATGGCGATTTCATCGCGGCAGCCGGGGATTTTCAGCACGCGCCGACGCTGGCCGTTGCGGCAGCATCGATCAACAGCTTGTCGGGCGAAATCCATGCGTCGTCCCAGGCACTGAATCTGCAGCAGGCCAACATCGTCAGCCGTACCGTTGCCGACCGCCTGGCCGATCCGTCGTTCGCACAGGGCGGTGCATGGGTCCAGGCCACGGGTGCCAACGGTGATCTGTCCCGCCCGGGGTTCTCTACCGGCAACTACACGGGAGGCGGTGCGATGGCGGGTATCGATGCTGCGTTGGGTGAGGGCAGCATCATCGGTGCAGCACTGAGCTGGAACCGCCTGACCGCGGACTACGACGGCGACACCGGGCGCAGCACCTCGCGCGCCACCGGCTTTTCACTGTACGGCCGCTATGGCCTGGGCAACGCCTATCTGGCAGGGCGACTGGGCAAGGACTGGGTTCGTTCGACGGTGGATCGCACCGGCATGCTCGGCCAGGCGCAGCAGAACATCGGCACGTCGCGTAACGATGGGATCACCTCGGCGTATGCCGAAACAGGCTATGTGTTCAAGTCGAACAACTGGGCCGTCACGCCTTTCGGTTCGCTTGGCATGAACCACCTGGATCGCGACGGCTTCACCGAATCGGGAGCGGGCGGTTTTGGCCTGACATCGGGCGGCCAAAGCTTCAACGAAACGGTGGGGCAGTTGGGCAGCCGCCTCAGCTACGGCTGGGCGACCGCCAGAGGCACCACCTTCATCAGTGGCTTCGCCCTGTGGCAACACCTTTTCAGTGGCCGTGACCTGAGCTTCAGCGCAGCGTATGTGGGTGCTCCCGCGGCAACGTTCACCGTACAGGGCATCAACCCCGCGAAAGACAGCGGCTGGCTCGGCGCAGGCCTCACCTCGCAGATCGGACAGCACTGGTCATGGTGGTTGAATCTTGATGCGCAGTTCACCGGCAACAGCGGCACGTCGCGTGCTGCCACGCTGGGCGCGAAGTTCAATTTCTGA